In a single window of the Drosophila miranda strain MSH22 chromosome XL, D.miranda_PacBio2.1, whole genome shotgun sequence genome:
- the LOC108162651 gene encoding lanC-like protein 3 homolog: protein MERRYLKNPFQDFIGGENTAFASDEEHIKNLICTYVDTILEHCHPNNDDEDDRGDLYVGNAGIAFMFWKLASCEQTRDLYPPALQHASAFIRNAKANAERFKKRSAERYSFLCGNAGIYAVSAAISQAVKDTEELSNDLANFKSGIPSSKEFIHTKNGCDEVLVGRAGYLSGCYWLNDVLPDKKITDDDLISICQLIVTSGREYSKMNNSPLPLMFQYHGTEYLGAAHGLCAILHMLLDSPWFRTVPISAPAAELREIKRSIDYFLVLQDAEGNFPVALEDLRSGRDKRLVHWCHGAPGAVYMLAKAYLIFKEEKYLTSLRRSADLVWKKGFLRKGPGICHGVAGNGYVFLLLFRLTNEMKYLYRAHKFMELLTNSEFKQRARIPDNPHSLYEGVAGTVCFLVDILEPEQAYFPFMDVFH from the coding sequence ATGGAGCGCCGATATTTAAAGAATCCGTTCCAAGATTTCATTGGCGGCGAGAACACAGCATTCGCCAGTGATGAGGAACACATAAAAAATCTCATCTGTACCTACGTGGATACCATTTTGGAACATTGCCACCCCAACAATGACGACGAGGACGACCGCGGAGATTTGTATGTGGGCAATGCCGGCATCGCCTTCATGTTCTGGAAGTTGGCCAGCTGCGAGCAGACGCGAGATCTCTACCCCCCAGCGCTGCAGCATGCATCCGCCTTCATTCGAAACGCCAAGGCGAATGCCGAGCGCTTTAAGAAACGGTCTGCCGAGCGCTACTCCTTTCTCTGTGGCAATGCTGGAATCTATGCCGTCTCCGCAGCTATATCACAGGCAGTCAAGGACACCGAGGAGCTGTCCAACGACTTGGCGAACTTTAAGTCGGGCATTCCTTCCAGCAAGGAGTTCATTCACACCAAGAACGGCTGCGATGAGGTGTTGGTGGGACGAGCCGGCTATCTCTCCGGCTGCTATTGGCTGAACGACGTTCTGCCCGATAAGAAAATTACCGACGACGACTTAATCTCCATTTGCCAGCTGATTGTGACAAGCGGTCGCGAGTATAGCAAGATGAACAATTCCCCCTTGCCGCTGATGTTTCAGTACCATGGAACAGAGTACTTGGGAGCTGCCCACGGACTGTGTGCTATTCTGCATATGCTGCTAGACAGTCCCTGGTTTCGCACAGTGCCAATCTCGGCTCCGGCAGCCGAGTTGCGTGAAATCAAGCGCTCCATTGACTACTTTCTCGTGCTGCAGGACGCCGAAGGCAACTTTCCGGTGGCCCTAGAAGACTTGCGGTCGGGAAGGGACAAGCGCCTAGTGCACTGGTGCCACGGCGCTCCGGGAGCTGTTTATATGTTAGCCAAGGCCTACTTGATATTTAAGGAGGAGAAGTACTTGACGTCCTTGCGCCGCTCGGCCGATTTGGTCTGGAAAAAGGGATTCCTTCGCAAAGGTCCTGGAATCTGTCACGGAGTTGCTGGCAACGGCTATGTGTTTCTGCTTCTATTCCGACTGACCAACGAAATGAAGTACCTGTACAGGGCGCACAAGTTTATGGAGCTACTGACCAACTCTGAGTTCAAGCAAAGGGCTCGAATCCCAGATAACCCACACAGCCTGTATGAGGGGGTGGCCGGCACCGTCTGCTTCTTGGTAGATATACTAGAACCGGAGCAGGCCTACTTTCCCTTCATGGATGTCTTTCACTAA